TAACGTTATTTTTTGACACATTTCAATAGCAGATCCTATGCGATTCGCGCTCATATCCTCTCCTGCATTCGGAGCTCTTCAGGTTTCTTTCCCGACGAATCCTGCGCCGGCAAAGAGGCCCGTATGGGCCATTGTCACCGTCAACATATTTTTTAAATACTATAGCAAGACATGGAATATCAATATATAAAATATCAATATATAAAATGTCAATATATTTTATTTTCTTGTGTACAGACCGGCAAGCTGATATAATTTGTTTTCAATATTATTAAAACGGTATTCTGTTGGGGTGAAGCCATGGGCGGTATCAGCTATCGAAGCGACCTGAGCACAGATGAAAAATTACTTATGGCAGTCGTGAGGGCGGCAGAGACCTTTAAGAGGGTGGTATCTGTCATTTATAGGAAACAAGCCCTTTCCTTCCCGCAGTATAATGTCCTGAGAGTCCTGGATGCTTCAAAGGACGGCCAATGCAGAATCACCGACGTAAGCCGGATCATGCTCGTCCCTGGCGCCAATATGACCGGCATAGCCAAGAGGTTGGAGAAGAACGGCTTTATTGTAAGGAAATCCGACCCTCTTGATGAGCGGGTAACCATACTCGAGCTCACACCAAGGGGAAAGACGACCCTTATAAACATAGAAAAAGTGCTGGACAAGCACACGCATGCAATGCTAAAGGGTTTTCCTGCACAGGAAAAGCGTGAGCTTCTGGACAAGGTTAAACGGCTTATCAAGAACAGCAGGGAGATAGCATAAGCATATCCCCCAATAGCTAAAAAGGCGGCTCATAGTAAATCGTATATCGTAGTTCGTATATCGTATATCGAAATGCTAAATCCGAATATCGAAGCACCAAACTCTAAACAATGTCAAAATTCAAATATCAAATGTTCAAAACAAATTTATCCTGCCTTTATTTTGAATTTTGAACATTGTAACATTCGAATTTGTTTAGGATTGTCCCTCCTTCATCAGGATTGAACCTTTCGATATTAGGAATTAGGATTTGTGTATGAAGGCGTTCCGTTCAATGCGGGCTGCGAAAGGCAGGGTCCTTAAGGTCAAGACCATGGAGAACAAGTTGGAGAGCCAGGTCGGCAATCTGATCGACCTCATCTTTTCGGTCATAGT
The sequence above is a segment of the Syntrophorhabdaceae bacterium genome. Coding sequences within it:
- a CDS encoding MarR family winged helix-turn-helix transcriptional regulator: MGGISYRSDLSTDEKLLMAVVRAAETFKRVVSVIYRKQALSFPQYNVLRVLDASKDGQCRITDVSRIMLVPGANMTGIAKRLEKNGFIVRKSDPLDERVTILELTPRGKTTLINIEKVLDKHTHAMLKGFPAQEKRELLDKVKRLIKNSREIA